The following are encoded in a window of Brachyhypopomus gauderio isolate BG-103 chromosome 18, BGAUD_0.2, whole genome shotgun sequence genomic DNA:
- the LOC143482374 gene encoding uncharacterized protein LOC143482374: MPRTKASRRSAAAKARFAKMRGPAVQADESPVVDAVSSEEMGPEVLAPEPRVLGSGACQRDPSPEVLLPLKKKVLTPEVLLPLKKKVLTNSDPIVGQNVQKLCKNRAKTVQKLAYTVPMTSNTMPMTSDTCQSFPSRSINESSDAIESVCAQFSQVQTLTGSFHQGHPMFANKANKQCVANSVTAIMMSKVKNVLSWTPADLDDVLMKGDDLYRSIRDAGSIHDPSGYLFVGDLPTTHTLQNNSFDLNYSDVMFVGLFGVHDYDEMQNVYMPYDEALIRVFSQFDACLFTVNLNTCAIIKQGSCYVLIDSHSRNSQDQEHRDNVKSLSVEKYKTDQEHRDNVKSLSVEKYKTDKEHRDNVKSLSVEKYKTDKEHRDNVKSLSVQKYSTDEKHKERVKQMSVDRYKTDLHHVNRLKLQNTERRNIRKDNRKDMSYVLEQFRDKIAMGPVHVCAVCHRALFKHQVIKCRKQEYLKKAATVALLADKCITDNYLHKCNVSCTAHCPDKAGPAGCLWICYTCHRKICNGKMPEESVANNLSLEPVPSELQMLNSLEQHLIAMHIPFMRIVSLPKGGQNGVHGPVTCVPSNMTNVVDVLPRSENIDQMIRVKLKRKLTYKGHYKYEFVCPDKIQSSLMYLQKHNKFYSNVQFNNDWINPLSKTAEAEENDAYDQCVTEEKHDDGDSENDNIDETLHDRQQHGMFMDTCLQPVDVAQEILDQHFDGIMSVAPAEGNNPVRLLTDESNEAKCFPVLFPKGTGTFHDNRPERLTLSRYLNTRILNADGRFAKNLDYIFYGQYLSELNQVVSNVSIALRKGHCAHKTDITSEMLVNTDSLQRILNHDEGYKFLKPIRGTPVFWQSVQKDLFAMVRQLGIPTWFCSFSSADLRWPELMETILTQEGKYVSPDDLDWSERCALLKSNPVTAARMFDHRFRCFLKDVIMSEAQPIGEIVDYFYRIEFQQRGSPHSHCLFWVKDAPQIDKDDDNKVLAFIDHYVTCEMPSVDDTEMNEIVSSVQQHSKRHSKTCKKRGTICRFNFPRPPSSRTFLTGRKTDNDKNVDDDKCGEQSISANNNQSRPNMEHDLADSILKNVRTALLNTEANFQSADDLFASLGINQETFEAAYQTISKKNSVVLKRKPCDAWVNQYNRYLLNAWNANMDIQFVIDAYSCIVYIISYISKAEREMGLLLSHAQKEAAQQGNLDAKQALRKLGSVFLHNREVSAQESVYRLTNMKLKEASRKVQFVPTCDAIRMSLPLNVIQRKAECLDEDSENIWMNSITDRYKGRPKSKDFEEMCLATFASEYRVLSKSETSSPNTVKLDEGLGFVMKRSRTEPAVIRYARFSPTKNPAKYYESILQLFLPHYSISQLKPPTFQTHQEFYEGGFVKYSDNELVSVKAIVDTNMSKFEKEADSIDQAKEDLEVHGPMEDAWAQICPETEQERLECLENKYNDNTNISENSDVIPDLLPKQTFSLDNNKHNLSKDAAMALLRSLNAKQSQIFYQIRHWCLQKLRGEHPDPFHVFISGPGGVGKSVLIKAIHYEACRILSRLSQNPDDTRVLLTAPTGVSAYNIDAATIHTSLSIGTDTKLPYQPLGDEKINALRTKLGKLDILIIDEISMVDHKLLAYIHGRLRQIKQCGDYSAFGKVSIIAVGDFYQLSPVKGKPLYSEPVGVNLWQNHFALAELTDIMRQKDAAFAELLNRLRKRQKCDPLLNTDINQLKQCETGEGECTTNLHIYATNEEVDDHNRHMLQLICSETTIIEAQDYDRIPKTGRFQRVKSHHGNMCNTCLSRSLHIGINARVMLLKNIDVSDGLVNGAFGTVNAIHFNAGEDFPSKIYVTFDNERAGTAVRAKSQCLQPDLQKATPIEPDEERVTKSGGIRRQFPLKLAWACTIHKVQGLTVDKAVVSLKKIFAPGQAYVALSRVTSLQGLIIQDFKESAIYAKSDIESFMQTMPAFIQPVQQTQVSPSCKILLHNVQGLSCHLQDLQQDKRYMDADIICMTETWVQSRHNSDVQISGFSFYNQPRCLSYDSTDTVFAKLKDKQHGGVGIYYKPQTNCTIVDVPCMNLECMQFILPHLNATAAIVYRPSSYNQTVFLNKMSNLIRHMDSFSEGKIIMGDFNVNLFVTNSVCEVMQRYGFTQVVKDATTENGTLIDHVYVKDLDIDKICVSVMPTYFSCHECVVLYW, translated from the exons GTGCTTGCTCCTGAACCGCGTGTTCTTGGGAGCGGTGCATGCCAGAGGGACCCATCTCCAGAG GTTTTGCTtcctcttaaaaaaaaagtacTGACTCCAGAGGTTTTGCTtcctcttaaaaaaaaagtacTGACCAATTCTGACCCCATCGTTGGGCAGAATGTGCAAAAGCTGTGCAAAAACCGTGCAAAAACTGTGCAAAAACTGGCCTATACCGTTCCAATGACTTCCAATACCATGCCAATGACTTCCGATACATGCCAATCATTCCCATCGCGATCAATCAATGAATCCTCTGATGCTATTGAAAGTGTCTGTGCTCAGTTTTCCCAGGTGCAGACGTTGACAGGCTCTTTCCATCAAGGACATCCAATGTTTGCCAATAAAGCTAATAAGCAGTGTGTTGCTAATAGTGTCACAGCAATAATGATGTCGAAAGTGAAGAATGTTCTGAGTTGGACCCCTGCTGACCTAGATGACGTTCTCATGAAGGGAGACGACCTATACAGATCCATCAGAGATGCCGGCAGCATTCACGACCCTTCAggctacctgtttgttggagATTTGCCTACTACGCATACACTACAGAATAACAGCTTTGATTTAAACTATAGtgatgtcatgtttgtaggTCTGTTTGGTGTCCATGATTATGATGAAATGCAGAATGTTTACATGCCATATGATGAAGCATTAATAAGAGTGTTTTCACAGTTTGACGCTTGTTTATTCACTGTTAACTTGAATACGTGCGCTATCATTAAACAAGGCTCATGCTATGTGCTAATCGACTCGCATTCACGTAACTCGCAAG accaggaacacagagacaatgtgaagtcattaagtgttgaaaaatacaaaacagaccaggaacacagagacaatgtgaagtcattaagtgttgaaaaatacaaaacagacaaggaacacagagacaatgtgaagtcattaagtgttgaaaaatacaaaacagacaAGGAACACAGAGACAATGTGAAGTCATTAAGTGTTCAGAAATACAGCACAGATGAAAAGCATAAAGAACGTGTAAAGCAAATGAGTGTTGATAGATACAAAACAGATCTCCATCATGTGAACAGGTTAAAATTACAAAatacagaaagaagaaacaTACGAAAAGACAATAGGAAAGACATGTCCTATGTACTTGAACAGTTCAGAGACAAAATAGCCATGGGTCCTGTACATGTCTGTGCAGTTTGCCATCGAGCTCTGTTCAAACACCAAGTAATAAAATGCAGAAAACAAGAATATTTGAAAAAAGCTGCTACAGTTGCATTATTAGCAGATAAATGTATTACAGACAATTATctacataaatgtaatgtaagctGCACTGCACACTGCCCTGATAAAGCTGGTCCTGCAGGTTGTCTGTGGATTTGCTATACATGCCATAGAAAGATTTGTAATGGGAAAATGCCAGAAGAGAGTGTTGCCAATAATCTTTCACTGGAACCAGTTCCTTCAGAATTGCAGATGCTAAATTCATTGGAACAGCATTTAATTGCGATGCATATACCATTTATGAGAATTGTCTCCTTGCCAAAAGGAGGACAAAATGGGGTCCATGGACCAGTCACTTGTGTCCCATCAAACATGACAAATGTAGTAGATGTTTTACCAAGATCTGAAAATATTGATCAGATGATTCGAGTGAAATTGAAAAGAAAACTGACATACAAAGGGCATTATAAATATGAATTTGTTTGTCCAGACAAAATTCAATCTTCATTGATGTATCTACAAAAGCATAACAAATTCTACAGTAATGTCCAGTTTAATAATGATTGGATAAATCCACTGAGTAAAACTGCGGAAGCAGAGGAGAATGATGCATATGACCAATGTGTTACTGAGGAAAAACATGATGATGGTGATTCTGAAAATGACAACATTGATGAAACTCTTCATGACAGACAACAGcatggtatgttcatggatACGTGTTTACAACCAGTTGATGTAGCACAGGAGATTCTGGATCAGCACTTTGATGGAATAATGTCTGTTGCACCTGCAGAAGGAAACAATCCAGTGAGGCTATTAACTGATGAGTCTAATGAAGCCAAATGTTTTCCAGTTCTTTTCCCAAAAGGCACAGGCACTTTTCATGACAACAGGCCTGAACGACTGACATTGtcaagatatttaaatacaaGAATCCTTAATGCAGATGGTAGATTTGCAAAGAACTTGGACTATATCTTTTATGGTCAGTATTTGTCTGAGTTAAATCAGGTTGTATCAAACGTGTCAATTGCTTTGAGAAAAGGACATTGTGCGCACAAAACTGACATTACTTCAGAAATGTTAGTAAACACAGACTCCCTACAAAGGATTTTGAATCATGATGAAGGCTATAAATTCCTGAAACCCATTAGAGGTACTCCTGTATTTTGGCAAAGTGTTCAGAAAGATCTGTTTGCAATGGTCAGACAACTGGGTATCCCTACGTGGTTTTGCTCCTTTTCCTCTGCTGACTTGCGATGGCCAGAACTGATGGAAACAATCCTGACTCAAGAGGGTAAATATGTATCACCAGATGACCTTGACTGGTCAGAGAGATGTGCTCTGCTGAAAAGTAACCCTGTGACAGCTGCCAGAATGTTTGACCACCGATTCCGTTGTTTTCTGAAAGATGTCATCATGTCTGAAGCACAACCAATAGGAGAAATAGTTGATTACTTCTACAGAATTGAGTTTCAACAACGTGGTTCACCTCACAGTCACTGCCTGTTCTGGGTTAAAGACGCTCCTCAGATAGACAAAGATGATGACAATAAAGTTCTAGCATTCATTGATCACTATGTCACATGTGAAATGCCATCAGTTGATGACACAGAAATGAATGAAATTGTGTCAAGTgtacaacaacacagcaaaaggCACTCAAAAACATGCAAAAAAAGGGGGACTATATGCAGATTCAACTTTCCCCGTCCTCCATCTAGCAGAACATTTTTGACAGGACGCAAGACTGACAATGATAAAAATGTTGATGATGACAAATGTGGAGAACAAAGCATTTCAGCAAATAACAATCAAAGCAGGCCTAATATGGAGCATGATTTAGCAGATTCCATATTGAAAAATGTACGGACAGCTTTATTGAACACTGAGGCCAACTTTCAATCAGCAGATGACTTATTTGCTTCACTAGGCATAAATCAGGAAACTTTTGAAGCAGCATACCAAACAATTAGCAAAAAAAACAGTGTTGTGTTGAAGAGAAAGCCATGTGATGCTTGGGTGAATCAGTACAACAGATATCTCCTAAATGCATGGAATGCTAACATGGACATACAGTTTGTGATTGATGCATATTCCTGTATTGTATATATCATCTCATACATATctaaagctgagagagagatgggattgTTATTGTCACATGCTCAAAAAGAAGCTGCACAGCAAGGCAATCTTGATGCTAAACAAGCTTTACGCAAACTTGGCAGTGTTTTCCTTCATAAccgtgaagtttcagctcaggagAGCGTATATCGCCTTACTAATATGAAGCTGAAAGAGGCCTCCCGCAAAGTACAGTTTGTGCCAACCTGTGATGCAATCAGAATGAGTCTTCCACTCAATGTTATACAGAGGAAAGCAGAATGTCTTGATGAAGACAGTGAGAACATCTGGATGAACAGTATAACTGACAGATATAAGGGGAGACCTAAATCCAAGgattttgaagaaatgtgtTTGGCTACTTTTGCATCAGAGTATAGAGTGTTGTCAAAGTCTGAAACGTCATCTCCAAACACTGTTAAACTAGATGAAGGTCTAGGATTTGTGATGAAAAGGTCACGAACTGAGCCTGCTGTAATTCGATATGCTCGTTTCTCACCAACCAAAAATCCTGCAAAATATTATGAAAGCATTTTGCAACTGTTTCTTCCTCATTACTCGATCAGTCAACTGAAGCCACCAACTTTCCAGACACACCAAGAGTTCTATGAAGGTGGGTTTGTCAAATACTCAGACAATGAACTGGTTTCAGTAAAAGCCATAGTGGACACAAACATGTCAAAGTTTGAAAAAGAGGCTGATTCCATAGACCAAGCTAAAGAAGACCTAGAGGTACATGGTCCAATGGAAGATGCATGGGCACAAATTTGTCCAGAAACAGAACAAGAACGCTTAGAATGTcttgaaaataaatataatgACAATACAAACATAAGTGAAAACAGTGATGTTATACCAGATCTCCTCCCGAAACAAACCTTTTCATTAGACAATAATAAACATAACCTGTCAAAGGATGCAGCAATGGCTTTACTTCGTTCACTGAATGCAAAACAGTCTCAGATATTTTATCAGATTCGTCACTGGTGTTTACAAAAGCTACGTGGAGAACATCCGGACCCTTTCCATGTGTTTATATCAGGCCCTGGAGGTGTTGGAAAATCTGTGCTGATCAAAGCAATTCATTATGAGGCATGTCGCATCCTGTCTCGTTTATCACAGAATCCTGATGACACACGTGTGTTATTAACAGCACCAACAGGTGTAAGTGCTTATAACATTGATGCTGCCACAATACACACTTCTTTGTCCATTGGCACAGATACTAAACTGCCTTATCAGCCACTGGGAGATGAGAAAATAAATGCACTGAGAACTAAATTGGGAAAACTTGATATATTAATCATAGATGAAATTTCAATGGTTGATCATAAACTCCTTGCATATATTCATGGCAGACTGAGACAGATCAAGCAGTGTGGAGATTACTCAGCTTTTGGAAAGGTTTCAATCATTGCAGTGGGTGACTTCTATCAGCTCAGTCCAGTGAAGGGTAAACCTTTGTACAGTGAACCTGTGGGTGTGAATCTATGGCAGAATCATTTTGCTTTGGCAGAACTCACTGACATCATGAGACAAAAAGATGCTGCATTTGCAGAGTTATTGAATCGGCTCAGGAAAAGGCAAAAATGTGATCCATTGCTCAATACAGACATTAATCAACTCAAACAGTGTGAAACAGGTGAAGGAGAATGTACTACAAATCTGCATATTTATGCAACAAATGAGGAAGTTGATGACCACAACAGACATATGCTGCAGCTAATATGCTCTGAAACTACAATCATTGAGGCACAAGATTATGACAGAATTCCAAAAACTGGACGATTTCAAAGAGTAAAGAGCCACCACGGCAATATGTGTAACACGTGTCTTTCACGATCACTTCACATTGGAATCAATGCACGGGTCATGCTTCTTAAAAACATTGATGTTTCAGATGGCCTTGTAAACGGTGCTTTTGGTACAGTTAATGCAATACATTTCAATGCAGGTGAAGATTTCCCTTCAAAAATATATGTGACCTTTGACAATGAAAGAGCTGGTACAGCGGTAAGAGCCAAAAGTCAATGCTTACAACCTGACCTGCAAAAGGCAACACCAATTGAACCAGATGAAGAGAGAGTGACTAAGAGTGGTGGCATACGACGCCAGTTCCCCCTGAAATTAGCTTGGGCTTGCACCATCCACAAAGTACAAGGTCTAACTGTGGACAAAGCAGTTGTGTCACTTAAAAAGATATTTGCACCTGGACAAGCATATGTGGCCTTAAGTCGTGTTACATCTCTTCAAGGTCTCATAATACAGGACTTCAAAGAAAGTGCAATATATGCCAAATCAGACATTGAAAGTTTCATGCAAACCATGCCTGCATTTATTCAGCCAGTACAACAAACACAGGTGTCTCCATCATGTAAAATACTTCTGCACAATGTCCAAGGACTGTCATGTCACCTACAAGACCTACAACAAGACAAAAGGTATATGGATGCTGATATCATTTGTATGACAGAAACTTGGGTACAGTCACGGCATAACTCAGATGTACAAATAAGTGGATTTTCTTTCTATAATCAACCAAGATGTCTTTCGTATGACTCAACTGACACTGTGTTTGCTAAGCTCAAGGACAAACAGCATGGAGGTGTTGGTATCTATTATAAACCACAGACAAACTGTACTATTGTTGATGTACCATGTATGAATCTGGAGTGCATGCAGTTTATTCTTCCTCATCTCAATGCAACAGCTGCAATTGTGTATCGCCCATCTTCATATAATCAGACAGTATTTCTCAACAAGATGAGCAATTTGATCAGGCACATGGACAGTTTCTCAGAAGGTAAAATTATCATGGGAGATTTCAATGTAAATCTTTTTGTAACTAACTCAGTCTGTGAAGTGATGCAACGTTATGGCTTTACTCAAGTAGTGAAAGATGCAACAACAGAAAATGGCACCTTAATAGATCATGTGTATGTTAAAGACCTTGACATTGACAAAATATGTGTTTCTGTTATGCCTACATACTTCAGCTGTCATGAATGTGTTGTACTCTATTGGTAG